Proteins encoded together in one Penicillium digitatum chromosome 1, complete sequence window:
- a CDS encoding Thiolase, giving the protein MNPVYIVGAARTPTARIHTQLDSVPGTTLGAIAIREALRRSQVPLDLFSEVYMGQVLQAGAGQAPAKQAAMQGGLPPEIEATTVNKVCASGLKAITLAAHNIQLGYAVAQVAGGMESMSNVAGYLKKPEDSNCKEDPVIDGLRLDALTNSSDGRSMGACAEGVARQMGISREDQDRYALAAYERAFRAQQNNVFQEEIIPVSVDAGTAERFDTDSLPPESLFNRLESLKPAFSPNGTVTAGNSSSLGDGASAVVLVDAQVARQFCRENRVLAKIVACADASVAPHEFALAPTKSIQLVLERAQMCVEQISLWEINEAFAIVVIASQNLLGLDPDTVNVNGGAIAFGHPLGSSGCRVLVSLLHQLTHGQYGVAVVCNGGGGATAVLIERVQSESLDVPA; this is encoded by the exons ATGAATCCAGTATACATTGTTGGGGCGGCGAGGACCCCCACCGCACGT ATTCATACCCAGCTCGACTCTGTGCCAGGCACCACACTGGGAGCTATTGCAATTCGTGAAGCCCTTCGTCGCTCACAAGTGCCGCTGGATTTATTCTCCGAGGTTTACATGGGCCAAGTGCTTCAAGCTGGCGCTGGCCAAGCCCCCGCAAAGCAGGCTGCGATGCAGGGAGGGTTGCCACCGGAGATCGAGGCTACCACAGTTAACAAAGTATGCGCTTCTGGGCTCAAGGCCATTACCCTTGCTGCCCATAATATCCAACTAGGGTACGCCGTTGCTCAGGTGGCCGGGGGAATGGAGAGCATGTCGAATGTCGCCGGGTATTTAAAGAAACCAGAAGACTCCAATTGCAAAGAGGATCCGGTGATTGATGGTCTTCGGCTCGATGCGTTGACGAATTCCTCAGATGGCCGGTCTATGGGCGCCTGTGCTGAGGGTGTCGCTCGGCAGATGGGTATCTCCCGTGAGGACCAGGATAGATATGCACTTGCTGCCTATGAGCGTGCATTTAGAGCGCAGCAGAACAATGTCTTCCAAGAAGAGATTATCCCCGTTTCAGTAGATGCAGGCACGGCTGAAAGATTTGATACCGACAGTCTCCCTCCTGAGAGCCTCTTCAATCGACTTGAGTCTTTGAAGCCCGCGTTTTCCCCCAATGGCACGGTCACCGCAGGAAATTCCAGTTCGCTAGGTGATGGCGCTTCAGCGGTGGTTCTGGTGGACGCACAGGTAGCCAGACAGTTTTGTCGAGAGAATCGGGTGTTGGCCAAAATAGTAGCTTGTGCCGATGCCTCCGTTGCCCCGCATGAGTTTGCTCTGGCGCCAACCAAGTCGATTCAGCTTGTCCTCGAGAGGGCCCAGATGTGTGTTGAACAGATCTCCCTATGGGAAATTAATGAAGCGTTTGCCATCGTAGTGATTGCTTCACAAAAT CTACTCGGGTTGGATCCCGATACCGTTAATGTCAACGGGGGAGCTATCGCGTTTGGACATCCCTTGGGCAGCTCAGGTTGTCGAGTTCTGGTCAGTCTCTTGCACCAGTTAACTCACGGCCAGTATGGCGTTGCCGTTGTCTGCAATGGTGGTGGAGGTGCCACGGCTGTGCTTATCGAGCGAGTCCAAAGCGAAAGTCTGGATGTCCCAGCATAA
- a CDS encoding Reticulocyte-binding protein 2 like a encodes MSDPVDYKALFLKAEEERRQEKTLREQAEEERRQAEQREKKLREQAEEERRQAEQREKTLREQAEEERRQAEQREKTLREQAEEERRQAEQREKTLRDKAEEERKQEQERNRQTTFEEFIQHCHNLLSKPLKAANTAQSTTGKIPPPTGKFCPLRLEPWTDCAIRQQEIYNLVCHYLKPWGKVAPRLFAPVIELEGLGHRFARRPLSSEKDLESYERFAVEDHVHDIIAALCQIPEAREEFQLGNGVWFDSHANALKENPPDELRPDKQPAYPDQFGIHRIDGNAKALLTTVEYKPPHKLSNENLRAGLRPMNFYHEIVESETVPTDGPDKLKYNAARLAGSAIVQEYHVMIQEGLEYSYLTTGLGIVLLRVPDDCSTLYYYFCEPNLDIENGSEGPRTAIERVLCLCLMSFRSACRDQTWRNAARSQLPIWETSFSHMRSQIPPGELRQKPPGSDYSSPECTSSEMMSSEYQPSSPSESTVSKGRRPPTRSTRCAPASAARQGDPSDSDDDPAPSAQRKRSFSQIASSPPAPSFTPTTPKKSSNSSHRYTSQSRPHNHEFCTQKCLLGLQRGDMLDPKCPNVDLHRVGQKTNRHSIRAAELLSLVKRQLDNNLDEFCSPIGQCGSYGAPFKVTSAAYGYTVVGKGTTSGLWHEVSQEADIYHILQSIQGSAVPVFLGPIDLAQIYFLHGAGEIRHMLLMSWGGENLRHLKIDATIKHAISRSERKVLSLGVVHDDLRPENILWSDELQRALIIDFHRCHLNHRLLQTKPTSSRAGHTKRMMDHATDELRTKRMHAN; translated from the coding sequence ATGTCGGATCCGGTTGATTACAAGGCTTTGTTTCTGAAAGCCGAGGAGGAAAGGAGGCAGGAGAAGACATTGCGAGAGCAagcagaagaggagagaaggcAGGCTGagcaaagagagaagaaattgCGAGAGCAagcagaagaggagagaaggcAGGCTGAGCAAAGAGAGAAGACATTGCGAGAGCAagcagaagaggagagaaggcAGGCTGAGCAAAGAGAGAAGACATTGCGAGAGCAagcagaagaggagagaaggcAGGCTGaacaaagagagaagacACTGCGAGATAAagcagaagaggagagaaaacAAGAGCAGGAACGAAATCGCCAGACTACCTTCGAAGAATTTATCCAGCACTGTCATAATCTTCTTTCGAAGCCCCTGAAAGCTGCCAATACCGCCCAGTCTACCACTGGCAAGATTCCACCACCTACTGGCAAGTTCTGCCCACTACGGCTGGAACCCTGGACGGATTGCGCTATCAGGCAACAGGAAATCTACAACTTGGTTTGTCATTACTTAAAACCATGGGGTAAAGTTGCGCCACGCCTGTTCGCACCGGTAATTGAGCTGGAGGGGCTGGGACACCGTTTCGCCCGTCGGCCTTTGAGCAGCGAGAAGGACCTTGAGAGCTACGAGCGTTTTGCTGTTGAAGACCACGTCCATGATATTATCGCTGCGCTTTGTCAAATCCCAGAAGCCCGAGAGGAGTTTCAGCTCGGAAATGGGGTTTGGTTCGATAGCCATGCCAATGCCCTCAAGGAAAATCCGCCAGACGAGCTACGCCCCGACAAACAACCTGCGTACCCCGACCAGTTTGGTATTCACCGCATTGATGGCAATGCGAAAGCTTTGTTAACTACAGTCGAGTACAAACCGCCGCATAAACTTTCCAACGAGAATCTTCGGGCGGGACTTCGACCGATGAACTTTTACCACGAGATCGTCGAATCAGAAACCGTTCCTACAGATGGGCCCGACAAGTTAAAGTATAATGCTGCTCGTCTTGCAGGCTCGGCGATCGTCCAGGAATACCACGTGATGATTCAGGAAGGGCTGGAGTACTCATATTTGACCACTGGGCTTGGGATTGTGCTCTTACGGGTACCCGACGACTGCTCGACTTTGTACTACTATTTTTGCGAGCCAAATCTCGACATCGAGAATGGTAGTGAAGGTCCTCGGACAGCCATCGAGAGGGTGCTTTGTCTCTGCCTAATGAGCTTTCGTTCGGCCTGTCGGGACCAAACCTGGCGGAACGCTGCTCGGTCACAACTACCAATCTGGGAAACCAGTTTCAGCCATATGCGATCCCAGATTCCACCAGGAGAGTTGCGGCAGAAGCCTCCAGGATCCGATTATAGCAGTCCGGAATGTACCAGTTCGGAGATGATGTCGTCTGAGTACCAGCCATCATCGCCTTCTGAATCGACTGTGTCCAAGGGACGCCGCCCACCCACCCGTTCCACCCGCTGTGCACCTGCCAGCGCCGCTCGTCAAGGAGACCCTTCAGATTCCGACGACGATCCGGCTCCTTCTGCACAACGAAAGCGGAGTTTCAGTCAAATTGCGTCCTCGCCACCCGCACCGAGTTTCACGCCGACCACCCCAAAGAAATCCTCAAATTCCTCCCATCGCTATACTAGTCAATCTCGTCCACACAATCACGAGTTCTGTACACAAAAGTGTTTGTTAGGCTTACAGCGAGGCGATATGTTGGACCCAAAATGTCCCAATGTGGACCTTCATCGGGTTGGACAAAAGACCAACCGTCATTCAATCCGGGCCGCCGAATTACTATCCTTGGTCAAGCGACAATTGGACAATAATCTGGACGAATTCTGCAGTCCGATCGGACAATGTGGATCATATGGCGCACCATTCAAAGTGACCTCTGCGGCATACGGCTACACGGTGGTAGGAAAGGGCACAACTTCAGGACTATGGCACGAGGTATCGCAGGAAGCAGATATTTATCACATCCTACAAAGCATTCAAGGCTCTGCGGTGCCGGTGTTTCTGGGTCCTATTGATTTGGCCCAGATCTACTTCCTCCACGGCGCGGGTGAGATTCGCCACATGCTACTGATgagttgggggggggagaacCTCCGCCATCTAAAGATCGATGCCACCATTAAGCATGCAATCTCGCGGTCAGAGCGGAAAGTTCTCTCCTTAGGTGTGGTGCATGACGACCTCCGCCCCGAGAACATCTTGTGGAGTGATGAGTTGCAACGAGCCTTGATCATTGATTTCCACCGGTGTCACTTGAATCATCGACTGCTACAAACAAAACCTACCTCAAGTAGAGCGGGGCACACAAAGAGAATGATGGATCATGCCACTGACGAGCTTAGAACCAAGCGGATGCATGCCAACTAA